A single window of Alosa alosa isolate M-15738 ecotype Scorff River chromosome 11, AALO_Geno_1.1, whole genome shotgun sequence DNA harbors:
- the bbs2 gene encoding Bardet-Biedl syndrome 2 protein homolog has product MLVPIFTLKLNHKINPRMVTMGKFDGIHPCLTAATQAGKVFIHNPHTRGQRQAAHRLSQSAQDSDISLLNINQAVSCLTAGSLGPNTTGHTLLVGSQTNLLAYDVHDNADIFYREVTDGANAIVLGKLGDISYPLAIIGGNCALQGFDYEGNDQFWTVTGDNVRSLVLFDFTGDGKNELVVGSEDFDIRVFKEDELVSEMAENETVTSLCHMHGSRFGYALANGTVGVYDRTARYWRIKSKNHAMSIHAFDLNADGVVELITGWSNGKIDARSDRTGEVIFKDNFSSSVAGVVEGDYRMDGQIQLICTSVEGEVRGYLPASKEMKGNLMDSSVEQDLIRELSQRKQNLLLELRNYEENAKATLGASEGDSGMGVIPANTQLQTALAVRAATESQRAHIELSISTPNETIIQAVLIFAEGIFEGESHVVHPSAQNLSGCVCVPIIPPKDIPVDLHVKAFVGGKNSTQFHVFEITRQLPRFSMYDLSVDPDAPQPTGRVTFSINDRPQRVVMWLNQNFLLPEGIESPDVTFTCLRGGGLLSISMQSSGEITLNTDDIDLAGDLVQSLTSFLAIEDLQAEADFPSYFQELRTTLTEVDEFHSVHQKLTAAMADHSNHIRNMLVQAEDARLMGDMRTMKKRFIELYDLNRDLVNEYKIRSNNHNALLACLKSVNQAIQRAGRLRVGKPKNQVISACRDAIKNNNVNALFKIMKAGTASS; this is encoded by the exons ATGTTGGTCCCAATCTTTACCCTCAAACTGAACCACAAAATCAACCCACGCATGGTGACGATGGGCAAGTTTGATGGCATCCATCCATGTCTGACAGCAGCCACACAAGCTGGGAAG GTGTTCatccacaacccccacacacggGGCCAAAGGCAGGCAGCCCATCGTCTGAGCCAGAGCGCCCAGGACTCAGACATCTCGCTCCTCAACATCAACCAGGCAGTCAGCTGCCTCACAGCGGGCTCCCTGGGACCCAACACCACTGGACACACCCTGCTGGTGGGCTCCCAGACCAACCTGCTGGCCTACGACGTGCACGACAATGCTGATATCTTCtacagagag GTAACAGATGGGGCAAATGcgattgttttggggaagctgGGGGACATCTCTTACCCCCTGGCCATCATTGGGGGTAACTGTGCCCTGCAAGGGTTTGACTATGAAGGGAACGACCAGTTCTGGACG GTCACTGGAGATAACGTCCGGTCACTAGTGCTGTTTGACTTCACTGGCGATGGGAAGAACGAG ctTGTTGTTGGATCTGAAGACTTTGACATCAGAGTCTTCAAAGAGGATGAGTTGGTGTCTGAGATGGCGGAAAACGAG ACGGTCACGTCCCTCTGTCACATGCACGGCAGCAGGTTTGGTTATGCTCTGGCCAATGGCACCGTGGGAGTTTACGACCGCACTGCCCGCTACTGGAGAATCAAG TCCAAAAACCACGCCATGAGCATCCATGCTTTCGACCTCAATGCTGACGGAGTCGTGGAACTCATCACTGGGTGGTCCAATGGGAAG ATTGACGCGCGTAGTGACCGGACAGGAGAGGTGATCTTCAAGGATAACTTCTCGTCCTCTGTTGCGGGAGTGGTGGAGGGAGACTACCGTATGGACGGACAGATCCAGCTCATCTGCACCTCTGTAGAGGGGGAGg TGCGTGGCTACCTGCCTGCCAGTAAGGAGATGAAGGGGAACCTGATGGACTCTAGTGTGGAGCAGGACTTGATCCGTGAGCTGAGCCAACGCAAACAGAACCTCTTACTAGAGCTACGCAACTACGAGGAGAAtgccaag GCCACTCTAGGAGCGTCTGAAGGGGACTCGGGGATGGGCGTCATCCCGGCCAACACCCAGCTCCAGACCGCCCTCGCTGTCCGTGCCGCTACGGAGAGCCAGAGGGCCCACATAGAGCTGAGCATCTCCACCCCAAACG AAACCATCATCCAGGCCGTGCTGATCTTCGCCGAGGGCATCTTCGAAGGCGAGAGTCACGTGGTGCACCCGAGTGCCCAGAATCTCTCCGGCTGCGTGTGTGTCCCCATCATCCCCCCCAAAGACATCCCCGTCGACCTGCACGTCAAAGCCTTTGTGGGAGGGAAAAACAG CACACAGTTTCATGTGTTTGAGATCACTCGGCAGCTGCCTCGCTTCTCCATGTATGACCTGAGCGTGGACCCAGACGCCCCTCAGCCAACGGGGCGCGTGACCTTCAGCATTAATGATCGACCCCAGAGG GTGGTCATGTGGTTGAACCAGAACTTCCTGCTGCCAGAAGGCATCGAAAGTCCGGATGTGACCTTCACATGTCTACGTGGCGGAGGGCTGCTCAGCATCAGCATGCAGTCAagtggagag ATCACACTTAATACAGACGACATTGATCTGGCGGGGGATCTGGTCCAATCACTGACCTCCTTTTTAGCTATTGAAGACCTGCAGGCAGAGGCAGACTTTCCTAGCTACTTTCAGGAGCTCAGAACTACCCTGACTgag GTGGACGAGTTCCACTCTGTTCACCAGAAGCTGACGGCCGCCATGGCGGACCATTCCAATCACATCCGCAACATGCTGGTGCAGGCGGAGGACGCCAGGCTCATGGGAGACAT GAGGACCATGAAGAAGCGATTCATCGAACTCTATGACCTGAACAGGGACCTGGTCAATGAGTACAAGATCCGCTCCAACAACCACAACGCGCTGCTCGCCTGCCTCAAATCCGTCAACCAGGCCATACAGCGGGCCGGCCGACTCAGAG
- the mt2 gene encoding metallothionein-2, whose protein sequence is MDPCECSKTGTCNCGATCKCTNCQCTSCKKSCCTCCPSGCSKCASGCVCKDNACDSSCCQ, encoded by the exons ATGGATCCCTGCGAATGCTCCAAGA CTGGGACTTGCAACTGCGGTGCCACCTGCAAGTGCACTAACTGTCAGTGTACCTCTTGCAAGAAGA GCTGCTGCACCTGCTGTCCATCCGGCTGCAGCAAGTGCGCATCTGGATGCGTGTGCAAGGACAACGCATGTGATTCCAGTTGCTGCCAATGA